One genomic window of Salmo salar chromosome ssa12, Ssal_v3.1, whole genome shotgun sequence includes the following:
- the LOC106564445 gene encoding PAT complex subunit Asterix encodes MSANNMSGPQRVNKIIRYKPPSTEANPTLEDPTPDYMNLLGMIFSMCGLMLKLKWCAWIAVYCSFISFANSRSSEDTKQMMSSFMLSISAVVMSYLQNPQPMSPPW; translated from the exons ATGTCCGCAAACAACATGTCTGGCCCACAAAGGGTAAACAAAATTATTCG ATACAAGCCCCCCAGCACGGAAGCAAACCCCACCCTGGAAGATCCGACTCCAGACTACATGAACCTACTCGGCATGATCTTCAGCATGTGTGGCCTGATGCTGAAG tTAAAGTGGTGTGCGTGGATAGCAGTGTACTGCTCCTTTATCAGCTTCGCTAACTCACGCAGCTCTGAAGACACTAAACAGATGATGAGCAGCTTCAT GCTGTCCATCTCAGCTGTGGTGATGTCATACCTCCAGAACCCCCAGCCCATGTCGCCACCGTGGTAA